TAAATATCTTTATTTCTTCCATATTTTTCTTTTCAAAATTAAGCAAACTAGGAAAAAACACCGCAATAATTCCAATGATAGTAGTTAAAAATCCACCTAAAGAGCCGATAATAACTTTTTTCTCAAATTTCATAAAAATCCTTTAAAGTAAAATTAAGAAAAAAGATTATACCCCCCCCCATTCTTAAAATAATATTAAAAAAATAAAAATTACTAGGGAAAATATTTAAATGTTAAAGAAAGAAATTCCTAGCTAATCTTAGCTAGGAAAGAAATCATAATGCTTTTTTAGCTGCTGCTGCAACTTTAGCAAAAGCTGCTGCGTCATTCATAGCCATATCAGCTAGAACTTTTCTATCTAGTTCAATACCAGCTTTTTTAAGACCATTCATAAATCTTGAATAGCTTAAATCATTTAAGCGGCAAGCTGCATTAATTCTAATAATCCATAAACGACGGAAATCTCTTTTTTTGCGGCGTCTATCGCGATAAGCATATACCAAGCTTCTTTCTAATTGTTCTTTAGCCTTTCTAAAGTGTTTTCTACGACCGCTATAAAAACCTTTAGCTAACTTTAATAATCTTTTATGTCTTCTGCGTCTTACTACGCCTGTTTTTACTCTTGCCATAATTTCTCCTTTTAATGGCGTTTGCTTAAAGCAAATCTTTCCCTAAACGGGGGTAACGAATGATTAAAAATCAAAAACTCTTATTTCATACAAAGCATTTTAAGAACACGGCTTTCATTTGTAGCATGAACAAATTTTGCTGTTCTTAAATCACGCATTCTTTTTGCAGGCTTTTTAGTTAAAATGTGGCTTCTATAAGCTGAACCACGCTTAATTTTATTTTTGCCTACTTTAAAGCGCTTAGAAGCACTTTTTACGCTCTTCATTTTTGGCATAAGCTTTCCTTTTTGTTGAATTTTCTAAAAAAGAAGAGCCGATTTTATCACAATAAAGTTTATATATAGCTTATTTTATTTGAAAGTAAAGAAAAAATTAGCAACAAAAAACTAATAATTATCATAAAAATAATTGAAGTATTAAAACTATTTGTAATATCTTTAAAATATCCAAAAATTATTGGCCCAATAGTAGCTATTAAATACCCTACACTTTGAGACATTGAACTTAAGTATATTGTAGTTTTTGTATCTTTTGATTTAATAGCAATCATTATCAATGCAACGCCAAAAATTCCACCAACAGGAATAGAAAATAATAAAGCTGAAATTATTAAAATATAAATATTTGAACTTAATAAACATATAAAAAAAGCAAGAATATTGCTAATACAAACTAAAGTTAAAAGCATTGCTTTATTTTCAATCTGAGCCATTTTATTAGGTATAAAATAAGCTGAAAACATAGAACAAAATTGAAATAATATAACAATATTAGTCGCATAATCTTTATTCATACTAATAGCTAATATGCTAGGATACCAAGTAATTATCGTATAAAAAACACAACTTTGAAGCCCCATAAAAGCAGTGATTATCCAAGCGTTTTTGTTTTTAAAAATACTTAAAAAATCACTGAAATTTTGAGTTTTAGAATATCTATTAAGCCTATGATTTTTAATAAATGGCAGATAGCAAAAAAACGCAATAATAGCAAATATAATCCAACAAAATAAAGCTCCACTAAGTCCAATATAATCAATCAAATAATGCCCAAAAACTCCTATTAAGCTAGAAATGCTTAAAAACATTCCATAAAGTGCCATAATTTTTCCAATATTTTTAAAGTGATTTTTAACAAAACTAGGCATTAAAACATTCAAAATCGCAATACCTAAACCTATTAAAATCGTCCCAAAAAATAAGAAAAAGGTATTAAAAAACGCTCTAGCAAATAGTCCAAACATTATTAAAATAATCGCATAAAGCATAGCTTTTGTATTTGGTAAAATCGGAGCTATTAAAGAAAAAATAAAAAAACAAAAAAGCGGCAAAGCACTTAAAATCCCAATTTGCGTAGAATTTAAATCATAATAACTCATAATATTATCAACTATAGGACCTATTGCAGTAATTGGTGCTCTAAGGTTTAAAGATATAAAAACCACACACAAAATACTTATTAAAAAATAATTCTTTTTCATTTTTTTCCTTTATTAAGACTTTAATATATCTAAAAAATTCAATTTATGCCTAAATATTAGGCATAAATTTTAATCTAAATTATATTTTTGTAACAATTTTAAATAAGTTCCATCGTTTTTAAATTTGTTAATTACTTTATTAAAATCATCTCTTAATTTAGTATTGCCTTTTTGAAAAGCTATGCAAGTTCCAGCTATTGGAGTTTTTGCGAATACTTCAAAATCATCATAATTTTTAGTATAGCTCTTAGCAACAGCAGCTTCTAATACAAAACCATCAATTTTGCCATTTAAAGTAGATAATACAAGTGGAATGTATTCAGAATTTAAAAATGGAACTACGCCTTTAATATTAGATATTTCATCAGCTTGTAAAGTGCCAATTTGAGCTCCTAAAATAGCTCCTTTTTCAAGGTCTTTTAAAGAATTTAGCTTTTTATTACTTTTTAATTTGATATAGTGGTTTTCACTTTCTATTATTGGATTTGAAAACTCAACATTTTTAGCTCTTTTAGGTGTGTAACTCATACCTGATGCAATAATATCAATCTTTTTTGATTTTAAAGCTAGTATTAAACCATCAAAAGACATTGGAATAATCTCAATTTTTATATTTAACTCCTTAGCAATTTCTCTTACTAAATCAATCTCAAACCCCACAATTTCATCATTTTCCATATACTCAAATGGTGGGAAATCAGGCGATAAACCAACTTTATAAATCTCTTGTGCGAAAAGCCCTAAAGCTAGCAATGTAGCTATAAAAATTTGTTTCATAATAATCTCCTAAAAATTAATAAAAATAAAAAATGTAAAAAATAAAAAAATAGAATAAAAGAAGTGATAAGTTTTAACGCAGATTTGATTTATTTATTTGTAATTTTTCCATTTGTCCTCCTTAAAAATATGACTTATAATAATCAAAAAAGTAAAATATGTTAATTATAATATGTGTAATTTTAAATTAAATATAAAAAATGTAACATTATGTAACATAAAGGAATAGATTATGAAAATAGGTTTTGTTAATGCTAAAGTTTTTACAGGTAAAAACGAAAATGATTTTATAAGCGAATTTAGTATAAAAAACTCCAAATTTTGTGAAATCAATAATGTAAATAGAAATGATTGCAATAAAATCATAGATTTAAAAAATGCCTGCGTTATTCCTGCATTAAGCGATACTCACACGCATCCAACATATGTATCACAAATAATAGATAGTCTAGCTTGCACTAA
This is a stretch of genomic DNA from Campylobacter sp. RM12651. It encodes these proteins:
- the rpmI gene encoding 50S ribosomal protein L35; this translates as MPKMKSVKSASKRFKVGKNKIKRGSAYRSHILTKKPAKRMRDLRTAKFVHATNESRVLKMLCMK
- a CDS encoding MFS transporter, coding for MKKNYFLISILCVVFISLNLRAPITAIGPIVDNIMSYYDLNSTQIGILSALPLFCFFIFSLIAPILPNTKAMLYAIILIMFGLFARAFFNTFFLFFGTILIGLGIAILNVLMPSFVKNHFKNIGKIMALYGMFLSISSLIGVFGHYLIDYIGLSGALFCWIIFAIIAFFCYLPFIKNHRLNRYSKTQNFSDFLSIFKNKNAWIITAFMGLQSCVFYTIITWYPSILAISMNKDYATNIVILFQFCSMFSAYFIPNKMAQIENKAMLLTLVCISNILAFFICLLSSNIYILIISALLFSIPVGGIFGVALIMIAIKSKDTKTTIYLSSMSQSVGYLIATIGPIIFGYFKDITNSFNTSIIFMIIISFLLLIFSLLSNKISYI
- a CDS encoding transporter substrate-binding domain-containing protein encodes the protein MKQIFIATLLALGLFAQEIYKVGLSPDFPPFEYMENDEIVGFEIDLVREIAKELNIKIEIIPMSFDGLILALKSKKIDIIASGMSYTPKRAKNVEFSNPIIESENHYIKLKSNKKLNSLKDLEKGAILGAQIGTLQADEISNIKGVVPFLNSEYIPLVLSTLNGKIDGFVLEAAVAKSYTKNYDDFEVFAKTPIAGTCIAFQKGNTKLRDDFNKVINKFKNDGTYLKLLQKYNLD
- the rplT gene encoding 50S ribosomal protein L20, whose product is MARVKTGVVRRRRHKRLLKLAKGFYSGRRKHFRKAKEQLERSLVYAYRDRRRKKRDFRRLWIIRINAACRLNDLSYSRFMNGLKKAGIELDRKVLADMAMNDAAAFAKVAAAAKKAL